Proteins encoded within one genomic window of Ranitomeya variabilis isolate aRanVar5 chromosome 4, aRanVar5.hap1, whole genome shotgun sequence:
- the MCRIP1 gene encoding mapk-regulated corepressor-interacting protein 1 — protein sequence MTSSPVSRVVYNGKRPTSSTRSPSSSEIFTPAHEENVRFIYEAWQCVERDLRNQLSGVDRGLVEEYVEKQPSNNLKSFKPVDLNDLKRRSTQDPKKS from the exons ATGACCAG CTCCCCAGTGTCTCGTGTAGTGTATAACGGGAAGCGGCCTACGAGCAGCACACGCTCTCCGAGCAGCAGCGAGATCTTCACTCCGGCTCATGAGGAGAACGTGCGTTTTATATACGAAG CGTGGCAGTGTGTGGAGCGGGACTTAAGAAACCAACTGTCTGGTGTGGACCGTGGACTTGTGGAAGAATATGTGGAGAAGCAGCCAAGCAACAACTTGAAAT CCTTTAAGCCTGTTGATCTCAATGACCTGAAAAGAAGAAGCACACAAGACCCGAAAAAGTCATAA